A genomic stretch from Aedes albopictus strain Foshan chromosome 2, AalbF5, whole genome shotgun sequence includes:
- the LOC109430180 gene encoding tetratricopeptide repeat protein 8: protein MDNFFAAVSLFRRRKYDECIEVCNELLQNNALHQGPWELKMRSMTQRVYIDDIEADDDVAEDILDTQTIATAPRPGTSIRTAAAMATSTAAGKGTAAGARPRTGTGRPITGISRPGTLSLQRPGSTLGNKTALKTARTAGSARNIRLGSASMFAVGDPTGPLFHISRLHPDKYADKDSLSKPLFQYLYYHEGEVRKAMALCDAVLNLKRSAAGWWWNTQKARCLIATGSPREAEQYLRTALVEFFHPDTVLLLARIYIKIDQPSAALEVCKSGLEKLPNDITLLTQQARILELVGNLSASVRRYRQISQLDSMNTEALACIAVSYFYGNQPETALLYYRRILSMGAHNAELYCNIGLCCLYGGQLDLVFPCFQRAIRMATIPELKADIWYNLSFVALTTGDVHLARRCLRLCIAINGSHGSALNNMAVMVARQKQYAKARSYLMAAKAALPANDEIKCNLEYLENFE from the exons ATGGACAATTTTTTTGCAGCTGTATCATTATTTCGTCGTCGGAAATATGACGAGTGCATCGAGGTGTGCAACGAGCTGCTGCAGAATAATGCCCTTCATCAAGGTCCTTGGGAGCTCAAGATGCGATCTATGACCCAGCGAGTGTACATCGACGATATCGAAGCGGACGACGATGTGGCCG AGGATATTTTGGACACGCAGACCATCGCCACGGCCCCCAGACCGGGCACTTCGATCCGCACGGCTGCTGCAATGGCTACCTCGACCGCCGCAGGAAAGGGAACGGCAGCTGGTGCTCGGCCTCGAACTGGAACCGGGAGACCAATTACAGGCATT TCCCGTCCGGGTACGCTTTCGCTGCAACGACCTGGGTCTACCTTGGGCAATAAAACTGCACTGAAAACCGCAAGAACGGCCGGATCCGCGCGGAACATACGGCTCGGGTCGGCGTCGATGTTTGCCGTGGGCGATCCAACTGGGCCACTGTTTCACATTTCACGGCTCCACCCGGACAAGTACGCCGACAAGGACTCACTTTCGAAGCCACTGTTTCAGTACCTGTACTATCACGAGGGGGAAGTCCGGAAGGCGATGGCACTTTGCGATGCGGTGCTAAATTTGAAACGATCCGCTGCCGGCTGGTGGTGGAACACGCAAAAGGCACGCTGTCTCATTGCTACTGGTAGTCCACGCGAGGCGGAGCAATATCTGAGGACGGCTCTCGTCGAGTTTTTCCACCCGGACACGGTGCTACTGCTGGCGAGGATCTACATCAAGATCGATCAACCTTCTGCCGCGCTGGAAGTTTGCAAAAGTGGTTTGGAGAAATTGCCCAATGACATCACTCTACTTACTCAACAAGCAAGAATTCTCGAGCTGGTAGGCAATCTCAGTGCATCCGTACGACGCTACCGTCAGATATCCCAACTGGACTCTATGAATACGGAAGCTTTGGCCTGCATTGCGGTAAGCTACTTTTATGGCAATCAACCGGAAACTGCTCTGCTCTACTACCGACGAATATTGTCTATGGGTGCACACAACGCTGAACTTTACTGCAATATTGGACTGTGTTGTTTATACGGCGGACAGCTGGACTTGGTGTTCCCATGCTTTCAAAGAGCTATTCGAATGGCCACCATTCCTGAGTTGAAGGCAGACATTTGGTACAATTTGAGCTTTGTTGCTTTG ACCACTGGAGATGTTCACCTGGCTCGACGCTGTCTGCGGCTGTGTATTGCCATAAACGGTTCGCATGGATCTGCCCTGAATAACATGGCCGTCATGGTTGCCCGCCAAAAGCAGTATGCCAAAGCTAGGTCCTATTTGATGGCAGCCAAAGCTGCATTGCCTGCCAATGATGAGATCAAATGTAATTTGGAGTATTTGGAAAACTTTGAATAA